The Desulfuromonas versatilis genome has a segment encoding these proteins:
- the mltG gene encoding endolytic transglycosylase MltG yields the protein MTRRHTITRAVLAATSFILIIPAVWFGSFLFQPIAPPQARTVTIASGTSFAKVAGILKDEGVIASAKRFTLLARLRGDAGRIKAGDYAFSAPATPGQVLDRLIAGDVIRRQITIIEGMALREIAQRLEAEGFGTSAEFLKLTGDPEFIAGLGIASPTLEGYLFPETYTVVAGISQKRLVELMVSQFQQRTGQELIEAARKRGFTLQQLVTLASIIQKEAGNLAEMPVISAVFHNRLKRGMMLQADPTVIYGIENFDGNLTRKHLETPTPYNTYRMKGLPPTPIASPGEDALRAAAFPADSPHLYFVARGDGTHVFAATLEEHNRNVRRYQLRR from the coding sequence ATGACCCGTCGCCATACCATTACCCGGGCCGTTCTCGCGGCCACTTCGTTTATCCTAATCATTCCGGCGGTTTGGTTCGGATCCTTCCTGTTTCAGCCCATCGCACCACCCCAGGCCCGGACCGTCACCATCGCCTCGGGCACCTCATTTGCCAAAGTGGCAGGAATCTTGAAAGACGAAGGGGTGATCGCCAGCGCAAAGCGCTTCACCCTGCTGGCCCGCCTTAGGGGCGATGCCGGCAGAATCAAGGCCGGCGACTATGCATTCAGCGCCCCGGCCACGCCCGGCCAGGTGCTCGACCGGCTGATCGCCGGCGACGTGATCCGCCGGCAGATCACCATCATCGAAGGGATGGCCCTGCGGGAGATCGCCCAGCGCCTCGAAGCCGAAGGGTTCGGCACCAGCGCAGAGTTTCTCAAACTCACCGGCGACCCCGAGTTCATCGCCGGGCTGGGCATCGCCTCGCCGACCCTGGAAGGCTACCTGTTCCCGGAGACCTACACGGTGGTGGCCGGCATTTCCCAGAAGCGGCTGGTCGAACTCATGGTGAGCCAGTTCCAGCAGCGCACCGGACAGGAGCTGATCGAGGCGGCCCGCAAGCGGGGCTTTACTCTGCAGCAGCTGGTGACCCTCGCCTCGATCATCCAGAAAGAGGCCGGCAACCTGGCGGAAATGCCGGTGATCTCCGCGGTGTTTCACAACCGCCTGAAACGGGGGATGATGCTGCAGGCCGACCCGACGGTGATCTACGGCATCGAGAATTTCGACGGCAACCTGACCCGGAAGCACCTCGAGACCCCGACGCCATACAACACCTACCGGATGAAAGGGCTGCCGCCGACCCCCATTGCCAGCCCGGGGGAGGACGCCCTGAGGGCGGCCGCCTTCCCGGCCGATTCACCCCATCTGTATTTTGTGGCCCGCGGCGACGGCACCCACGTTTTTGCTGCGACCCTGGAGGAGCACAACCGCAACGTAAGGCGCTATCAACTGCGCCGCTGA
- the rbr gene encoding rubrerythrin — protein sequence MPSIKGTETEKNLLKSFAGESQARTRYTYFAAVAKKEGYVQISDIFEETANQEKEHAKRFFKFLEGGDLEITACFPAGRMGTTAENLLAAAMGENEEHSELYPAFAAKAREEGFGEIAQVWTAISVAEKQHEKRYRDLLANLENGQVFTREEIVTWRCRNCGYLHIGQQAPEKCLACIHPKAHFELLGENW from the coding sequence ATGCCCAGCATCAAAGGAACCGAGACCGAAAAGAACCTGCTGAAATCGTTCGCCGGCGAAAGTCAGGCCCGCACCCGCTACACCTATTTCGCCGCCGTCGCGAAAAAGGAAGGCTACGTGCAGATCTCCGATATCTTCGAGGAGACTGCCAACCAGGAGAAGGAGCACGCCAAGCGTTTCTTCAAGTTCCTCGAGGGGGGAGATCTGGAAATTACCGCCTGCTTCCCGGCGGGCAGGATGGGTACCACGGCCGAGAATCTGCTGGCCGCGGCGATGGGCGAGAACGAGGAGCACAGCGAACTGTATCCGGCTTTCGCTGCCAAGGCCCGCGAAGAAGGGTTCGGTGAGATCGCCCAGGTCTGGACGGCGATCTCGGTGGCGGAAAAGCAGCACGAGAAACGCTATCGCGACCTGTTGGCCAATCTCGAAAATGGGCAGGTATTCACCCGCGAGGAAATTGTGACCTGGCGCTGCCGCAACTGCGGCTACCTGCACATCGGCCAGCAAGCCCCGGAGAAGTGTCTCGCCTGCATCCATCCCAAGGCCCATTTCGAGCTGCTCGGCGAGAACTGGTAG
- a CDS encoding LutC/YkgG family protein, whose protein sequence is MSGNELIEGFMEAARRVGAAVERCPDLAAAVDYVRRNAGGTLLLPTFASGERLGIAERLREAGVEVLDADFRQHAPKAAAGLTGANFAIADTGSVVLESTPEPIRLATTLPERHFVLVDAGKVVANGLEAAPILRQFHQSQPRNYLAYITGPSRTADIERVLTIGVHGPKELHVLVLEGISDDYLEM, encoded by the coding sequence ATGTCAGGAAACGAGTTGATCGAAGGATTCATGGAGGCGGCCCGGCGCGTCGGCGCGGCTGTGGAACGTTGTCCGGACCTGGCTGCCGCGGTCGATTACGTCCGCAGAAACGCCGGGGGGACTCTGCTCCTGCCGACTTTCGCCAGCGGCGAGCGACTCGGGATCGCCGAGCGCTTGCGTGAGGCCGGAGTGGAAGTGCTGGATGCCGATTTCCGCCAGCATGCGCCGAAGGCGGCAGCCGGGCTGACCGGCGCCAACTTCGCCATCGCCGACACCGGCAGCGTGGTCCTGGAGAGCACCCCCGAGCCGATCCGTCTCGCCACCACGCTGCCCGAACGGCATTTTGTTCTGGTCGATGCCGGCAAGGTGGTGGCCAACGGCCTGGAGGCGGCGCCGATCCTGCGCCAGTTTCACCAGAGCCAGCCACGCAACTACCTCGCCTACATCACCGGCCCAAGCCGCACCGCCGACATCGAGCGGGTTCTGACCATCGGCGTGCACGGCCCGAAGGAACTGCATGTCCTGGTTCTCGAGGGGATTTCGGACGATTACTTGGAGATGTAA
- the plsY gene encoding glycerol-3-phosphate 1-O-acyltransferase PlsY — protein sequence MLGLATALIAAYLIGAIPTGVLLTRLAGVGDVRQSGSGNIGATNVYRVAGRRLGILTLVGDALKGVIPVLYAAAVLRYPDLQLGLVALAAFLGHCYPVYLGFKGGKGVATALGIYLVLSPLAVLGAFALFAAILWQWRYVSLASICAAGAIPFLVLAVNRSLPLFLATMAISALVIFRHRANIERLKNGTESRFKA from the coding sequence ATGCTCGGACTCGCCACTGCCCTTATCGCCGCCTACCTCATCGGCGCCATTCCCACCGGGGTCCTGCTCACCCGCCTGGCCGGGGTCGGCGACGTACGCCAGTCGGGCAGCGGCAATATCGGGGCGACCAACGTCTACCGGGTCGCCGGTCGTCGGCTGGGGATTCTCACCCTGGTAGGCGACGCCCTCAAGGGCGTGATTCCCGTTCTCTACGCCGCGGCCGTGCTGCGCTACCCCGACCTGCAACTCGGCCTGGTCGCCCTGGCCGCCTTTCTCGGCCACTGCTACCCGGTCTACCTCGGCTTCAAGGGCGGCAAGGGGGTGGCGACCGCCCTGGGGATCTACCTGGTCCTCTCGCCCCTGGCGGTTCTGGGGGCCTTCGCCCTGTTCGCAGCCATCCTCTGGCAGTGGCGCTACGTCTCGCTGGCATCCATCTGCGCAGCCGGGGCCATCCCCTTCCTGGTGCTCGCCGTGAACCGCTCCTTGCCTCTTTTTCTGGCCACAATGGCGATCAGCGCCCTGGTCATTTTCCGCCACCGCGCCAACATCGAGCGTCTCAAAAACGGCACGGAAAGCCGTTTCAAGGCCTGA
- a CDS encoding Fur family transcriptional regulator — protein MDQPRLENLLTSFTEACRQAGLKLTHQRLEIFRELAVAVDHPTAETLHQRLLQRISTLSLDTVYRTLATFCEYNLVQKVETVESQARFEVVHSRHHHLICKHCREIIDFDWPFFDTAGLPEAIRGWGKVDSRHVVVYGVCDKCLK, from the coding sequence ATGGATCAACCCAGGCTTGAAAATCTGCTCACAAGCTTTACCGAAGCCTGTCGCCAGGCCGGCCTTAAGCTGACGCATCAACGCCTGGAAATTTTCCGCGAGCTGGCGGTTGCGGTGGATCACCCCACCGCGGAAACCCTGCACCAGAGGCTGTTGCAGCGCATCTCCACGCTCTCGCTGGACACCGTTTACCGGACCCTGGCCACCTTTTGCGAATACAACCTGGTGCAGAAGGTCGAGACGGTGGAGAGCCAGGCCCGTTTCGAAGTGGTCCACAGCCGGCACCACCACCTGATCTGCAAACACTGCCGGGAAATCATCGATTTCGACTGGCCGTTCTTCGACACGGCCGGCCTGCCCGAGGCGATCCGCGGCTGGGGCAAGGTCGACAGTCGCCACGTGGTGGTCTACGGGGTCTGCGACAAGTGCCTGAAATAG
- the katG gene encoding catalase/peroxidase HPI, which yields MSDANKCPVTGSSGKQTAGGGRSNRDWWPNQLNLQILHQHSSRSNPMGESFNYAEEFKKLDLKALKQDLYVLMTDSQDWWPADYGHYGGLFIRMAWHSAGSYRTADGRGGAATGAQRFAPLNSWPDNANLDKARRLLWPIKKKYGRKISWADLMILAGNCALESMGFKTFGFGGGREDVWEAPEDIYWGSETEWLGDQRYSGNRQLDRPLAAVQMGLIYVNPEGPNGNPDPVASGRDVRETFGRMAMNDEETVALVAGGHTFGKCHGAGDAALVGPEPEAAPIEEQGLGWKSGFGSGKAGDAITSGIEGAWKPNPTQFDMGYLKVLFKYEWEKVKSPAGAYQWLAKDVEEEDLVVDAFDPSKKHRPMMTTADLSLRFDPIYEPIARRYLANPELFADAFARAWFKLTHRDMGPRARYLGPEVPAEELIWQDPVPAVTHKLIDAKDIAALKAKLLASGLSVSQLVSTAWASAASFRGSDKRGGANGARIRLAPQKDWAVNQPAQLQTVLQALEKIQREFNGAQTGGKAVSLADLIVLGGCAAVEQAAKKAGHNVTVPFTPGRADASQEQTDVEAFAPLQPEADGFRNYLKKQYAVAAEHLLVDRAQLLTLTAPEMTVLVGGLRVLGANVGGAPHGVFTKRPETLSNDFFVNLLDMGTAWTPAAGGDGVFEGRDRKTGAVKWTGTRVDLAFGSNSQLRALAEVYGCADSQEKFLHDFVAAWDKVMNLDRFDLA from the coding sequence ATGAGTGACGCTAACAAGTGCCCGGTAACAGGCAGCTCAGGCAAACAGACAGCTGGCGGTGGCAGATCCAACCGAGACTGGTGGCCGAACCAGTTGAACCTCCAGATTCTGCACCAGCACTCCTCACGCTCCAACCCGATGGGCGAGTCGTTCAACTATGCAGAGGAGTTCAAGAAACTCGACCTGAAGGCGCTGAAGCAGGACCTCTATGTGCTGATGACCGACTCGCAGGACTGGTGGCCCGCCGACTACGGCCACTACGGGGGCCTCTTCATCCGCATGGCCTGGCACAGCGCCGGCTCCTACCGCACCGCCGACGGCCGCGGCGGGGCCGCCACGGGAGCGCAGCGCTTCGCGCCCCTCAACAGCTGGCCGGACAACGCCAACCTCGACAAGGCGCGGCGGCTGCTGTGGCCGATCAAAAAGAAATACGGCCGGAAAATCTCCTGGGCCGACCTGATGATCCTCGCCGGCAACTGCGCCCTGGAGTCGATGGGCTTCAAAACCTTCGGCTTCGGCGGCGGCCGCGAAGACGTCTGGGAGGCGCCGGAGGACATCTACTGGGGATCCGAGACCGAGTGGCTCGGCGACCAGCGCTACAGCGGCAATCGGCAGCTCGATAGGCCCCTCGCCGCCGTGCAGATGGGCCTGATCTACGTCAACCCGGAAGGGCCCAACGGCAACCCGGATCCCGTCGCCTCGGGGCGCGACGTGCGCGAGACCTTCGGGCGAATGGCGATGAACGACGAGGAGACCGTCGCCCTGGTCGCGGGTGGCCACACCTTCGGCAAATGCCACGGTGCCGGCGATGCGGCCCTGGTCGGCCCCGAGCCCGAGGCCGCCCCCATCGAAGAGCAGGGGCTCGGCTGGAAGAGCGGCTTCGGCAGCGGCAAGGCCGGGGATGCGATCACCAGCGGCATCGAGGGGGCCTGGAAGCCGAACCCGACCCAGTTCGACATGGGCTACCTGAAGGTGCTGTTCAAATACGAGTGGGAAAAGGTCAAGAGCCCCGCCGGGGCCTATCAGTGGCTGGCCAAGGACGTGGAGGAAGAGGATCTGGTGGTCGACGCCTTTGATCCGAGCAAAAAGCACCGGCCGATGATGACCACCGCCGACCTCTCGCTGCGCTTCGACCCGATCTACGAGCCGATCGCGCGGCGCTACCTGGCCAACCCCGAGCTATTCGCCGACGCCTTCGCCCGCGCCTGGTTCAAGCTGACTCACCGCGACATGGGCCCGCGCGCCCGCTACCTCGGCCCCGAGGTCCCTGCCGAAGAGCTCATCTGGCAGGACCCGGTCCCCGCGGTCACCCATAAGCTGATCGACGCAAAGGACATCGCCGCCCTCAAGGCCAAGCTCCTCGCTTCGGGCCTCTCCGTCTCCCAGCTGGTCTCGACGGCCTGGGCCTCGGCCGCCAGCTTCCGCGGCTCGGACAAGCGCGGCGGTGCCAACGGGGCGCGCATCCGTCTCGCCCCGCAGAAGGACTGGGCAGTGAACCAGCCGGCCCAACTGCAGACGGTGCTGCAGGCCCTGGAAAAAATCCAGCGGGAGTTCAACGGCGCCCAGACCGGCGGCAAGGCGGTTTCGCTGGCCGACCTGATCGTGCTCGGCGGCTGCGCGGCTGTGGAGCAGGCGGCGAAGAAAGCCGGCCACAATGTGACCGTCCCCTTCACCCCCGGGCGCGCCGATGCCTCCCAGGAGCAGACCGACGTGGAGGCGTTCGCCCCCCTCCAGCCGGAGGCCGACGGGTTCCGCAACTACCTCAAAAAGCAGTACGCCGTAGCGGCGGAGCATCTGCTGGTGGACCGGGCACAGCTGCTCACCCTGACCGCTCCCGAAATGACGGTGCTGGTCGGCGGCCTGCGGGTCCTGGGGGCCAACGTCGGAGGGGCCCCCCACGGCGTCTTCACCAAGCGGCCGGAGACCCTCAGCAACGACTTCTTCGTCAATCTGCTCGACATGGGCACCGCCTGGACCCCGGCCGCGGGGGGCGACGGGGTGTTCGAGGGGCGGGATCGCAAAACCGGCGCCGTCAAGTGGACCGGTACCCGCGTCGACCTCGCCTTCGGTTCGAACTCCCAGCTCCGCGCCCTCGCCGAAGTCTATGGCTGCGCGGACTCCCAGGAGAAGTTTTTGCACGACTTTGTCGCGGCCTGGGACAAGGTCATGAACCTCGACCGTTTCGACCTCGCCTGA
- a CDS encoding TRAP transporter substrate-binding protein: MKRFRSLVGLLVAVSLLLAPNAFAAKREKFGADKRHEAVQKELRTIKTSDKKFRWKMVMPWSKGLLFYDMAQHFADSVELASGGRLEIKLFSAGELVGAMESFDAVSKGSAQIGHDWPGYWKGKNENFVSFASVPFGLDTEGYNIWLYERGGLEQMQELYGRYNLYALPGGNGGQEMGFFSNKKATTMADFKGMRVRTPGWYMDIMNSLGASVTPLPGGEVYLALERGVIDAAEFSSPAMNYPMGFDEITKYVIEPGVHQPSVQCAIFINKDAYNELPADLKWIIDIAAKETQLWSSAWQENLNIEAIKLFKEKVEFVRMDDDAITSFAKRTKEYLEDLKSKHPDVKKTLDSQEQFKKDFAEWREIRGGLTPWPIDDFINGKRMQ; encoded by the coding sequence ATGAAAAGGTTCAGATCCCTGGTCGGCCTGCTGGTCGCGGTTTCGCTGCTGCTCGCGCCCAACGCCTTCGCCGCCAAGCGCGAGAAGTTCGGCGCCGACAAACGCCATGAGGCGGTCCAGAAAGAACTGCGGACCATCAAGACCTCGGACAAGAAATTCCGCTGGAAGATGGTCATGCCCTGGTCCAAGGGGCTGCTGTTCTACGACATGGCCCAGCACTTTGCGGACTCGGTGGAGCTCGCCTCGGGCGGCCGCCTTGAAATCAAACTCTTCTCTGCCGGCGAACTGGTCGGAGCCATGGAGAGCTTCGACGCGGTAAGCAAGGGTTCGGCGCAGATCGGCCACGACTGGCCCGGCTACTGGAAGGGCAAGAACGAAAACTTCGTTTCCTTTGCTTCGGTCCCCTTCGGCCTCGACACCGAGGGCTACAACATCTGGCTCTATGAGCGCGGCGGCCTCGAGCAGATGCAGGAACTCTACGGGCGTTACAACCTCTACGCCCTCCCCGGCGGCAACGGCGGCCAGGAGATGGGCTTCTTCTCCAACAAAAAGGCCACCACCATGGCCGACTTCAAAGGGATGCGCGTGCGTACCCCGGGCTGGTACATGGACATCATGAACAGCCTCGGCGCCAGCGTCACCCCGCTGCCCGGCGGCGAGGTCTACCTGGCCCTGGAGCGCGGCGTCATCGACGCGGCCGAGTTCAGCTCCCCGGCCATGAACTACCCCATGGGTTTTGACGAGATCACCAAATACGTCATCGAGCCCGGCGTGCACCAGCCTTCGGTGCAGTGCGCCATCTTCATCAACAAGGACGCTTACAACGAGCTGCCGGCCGACCTGAAGTGGATCATCGACATCGCCGCCAAGGAGACCCAGCTCTGGTCCAGCGCCTGGCAGGAGAACCTGAACATCGAGGCGATCAAGCTGTTCAAGGAGAAGGTCGAGTTCGTGCGCATGGACGACGATGCCATCACCTCCTTCGCCAAGCGCACCAAGGAGTACCTCGAGGACCTCAAGTCCAAGCACCCCGACGTGAAGAAGACCCTCGACTCCCAGGAGCAGTTCAAGAAGGATTTCGCCGAGTGGCGTGAAATCCGCGGCGGCCTGACCCCCTGGCCGATCGACGACTTCATCAACGGCAAGCGCATGCAGTAA
- the ldhH gene encoding L-lactate dehydrogenase (quinone) large subunit LdhH — MNKERTRQYKQRIDAALAQPKLSEALHKFGDAYLISRQNAFAGLDFEALRGEIAEMKDQVRENRQELLEQFTRNAEAAGAKVFFARTAEEANAYIAELAREKGVTAVAKSKSMASEETHLNHALEHVGAKAVETDLGEWIIQLAGQRPSHMVMPAIHMFKEEVAELFGKVTGKQEPAEIAHLVQVAREQLRQAYFDAGMGITGANIAVAETGGIALVTNEGNARLASTLPKIHVALVGIEKLVPTLEDAAKVVRILPKNATGQLLTSYVTWIRGAVPCGEEQKELHIVLLDNGRSALAESPHCKDAMRCVRCGACANVCPVYQTVGGHVFGHIYIGAIGIILTAFFHGLDKAAEIVRACIGCRACVAICPSKIDLEGIILHLRSVVGDEEGIGTAKSIVFKKVMRNRKLFHSLVRAGSLLQKPVSKGERTIRHLPAYFSSFTEWRTLPTIAEKPLRDQFDSVAKKLDKPRYRVAMFGGCANDFIYPEMGVSLIKVLNHLGVEVYYPQEQNCCGIPALYSGDRETAVELAEQNVKAMLAENPDYIVTTCPTCTMALKRDFVEHLQDNPVWAQKAEELSAKTMDVSAFIVNVLGEAAAFQGKAAAEKVTYHDSCHLRRGAGVWQEPRELLTTSGKELVEMAHADRCCGFGGSYSFTSHPNISKQITRDKVEDIEKTGAATVAMDCPGCLIMLRGALEKRGLPVRAAHTVELLAEALEK; from the coding sequence ATGAACAAAGAACGTACCCGCCAATACAAACAGCGCATCGACGCGGCACTGGCCCAGCCCAAGTTGTCCGAGGCCCTGCACAAGTTCGGCGACGCTTACCTGATCTCCAGGCAGAACGCCTTTGCCGGCCTCGATTTCGAGGCGCTGCGCGGCGAGATCGCCGAGATGAAGGACCAGGTCCGGGAAAACCGTCAGGAGCTGCTCGAACAGTTCACCCGCAACGCCGAGGCCGCCGGAGCCAAGGTCTTTTTCGCCAGGACCGCCGAGGAGGCCAACGCCTACATCGCCGAGCTGGCCCGCGAGAAAGGGGTGACGGCGGTGGCCAAGAGCAAGAGCATGGCCAGCGAGGAGACCCATCTCAACCATGCCCTTGAACATGTCGGCGCCAAGGCCGTCGAGACCGACCTGGGCGAGTGGATCATCCAACTCGCCGGCCAGCGCCCCAGCCACATGGTCATGCCGGCGATCCACATGTTCAAGGAAGAGGTCGCCGAGCTGTTCGGCAAGGTCACCGGCAAGCAGGAGCCGGCGGAGATCGCCCACCTGGTCCAGGTGGCCCGCGAGCAGCTGCGCCAGGCCTATTTCGATGCCGGGATGGGAATTACCGGGGCCAACATCGCGGTCGCCGAGACCGGCGGCATCGCCCTGGTGACCAACGAGGGCAACGCCCGGCTGGCCAGCACCCTGCCGAAGATCCACGTCGCCCTGGTGGGGATCGAGAAGCTGGTGCCGACCCTGGAGGACGCCGCCAAGGTGGTGCGCATCCTGCCCAAGAACGCCACCGGGCAGCTGCTCACCTCCTACGTCACCTGGATCCGCGGCGCCGTCCCCTGCGGCGAGGAGCAGAAGGAGCTGCACATCGTGCTGCTCGACAACGGCCGCAGCGCCCTGGCCGAGTCGCCCCACTGCAAGGACGCCATGCGCTGCGTGCGCTGCGGCGCCTGCGCCAACGTCTGCCCGGTCTACCAGACCGTCGGCGGGCATGTCTTCGGCCACATCTACATCGGCGCCATCGGCATCATCCTGACCGCCTTCTTCCACGGCCTGGACAAGGCCGCCGAGATCGTGCGCGCCTGCATCGGTTGCCGCGCCTGCGTGGCGATCTGCCCGAGCAAGATCGACCTCGAGGGGATCATCCTGCACCTGCGCTCGGTGGTCGGCGACGAGGAAGGGATCGGCACCGCCAAGTCCATCGTCTTCAAAAAGGTCATGCGCAACCGCAAGCTGTTCCACTCGCTGGTGCGCGCCGGCAGCCTGCTGCAGAAGCCGGTCAGCAAAGGCGAGCGCACCATCCGCCACCTGCCGGCCTACTTCTCCTCCTTCACCGAGTGGCGCACCCTGCCGACCATCGCCGAAAAGCCGCTGCGCGACCAGTTCGACAGCGTGGCGAAAAAGCTCGACAAGCCCCGCTACCGGGTGGCCATGTTCGGCGGCTGCGCCAACGACTTCATCTATCCGGAGATGGGCGTTTCGCTCATCAAGGTGCTCAACCACCTCGGCGTCGAGGTCTACTACCCCCAGGAGCAGAACTGCTGCGGTATCCCCGCCCTCTACTCGGGCGACCGGGAGACCGCCGTGGAACTGGCCGAGCAGAACGTCAAGGCGATGCTCGCGGAAAACCCCGACTACATCGTCACCACCTGCCCGACCTGCACCATGGCCCTGAAGCGCGACTTCGTGGAGCACCTGCAGGACAACCCGGTCTGGGCGCAGAAGGCCGAGGAACTCTCCGCGAAGACCATGGACGTCTCGGCGTTCATCGTCAACGTGCTGGGCGAGGCCGCGGCCTTCCAGGGCAAGGCGGCGGCGGAGAAGGTCACCTACCACGACTCCTGCCACCTGCGCCGCGGCGCCGGGGTCTGGCAGGAACCGCGAGAGCTGCTCACCACCTCGGGCAAGGAGCTGGTGGAGATGGCCCATGCCGACCGCTGTTGCGGCTTCGGCGGTTCCTACTCCTTCACCAGCCACCCCAACATCTCCAAGCAGATCACCCGCGACAAGGTGGAGGACATCGAGAAGACCGGCGCCGCCACCGTCGCCATGGACTGCCCCGGGTGCCTGATCATGCTGCGCGGCGCCCTCGAGAAGCGGGGCCTGCCGGTGCGCGCCGCCCACACCGTGGAGCTGCTCGCCGAGGCCCTCGAAAAGTAA
- a CDS encoding response regulator — MKPRILIAEDNDSIAVALETLLRRQGLATERVDDGVKAMNSVLATPPDLLVLDLKLPGLHGIELLRKLRQDLRHQDLPVIVITGIYKGDKYARAAKALGASAYLEKPFRAAALLDEVHRALKTAAPTAETIDRHLVRAFLARFSGELQLSDGRSERSVYFLDGAPVALVPGFRYGDFGQYLRSRQLLSDAEYAYYSGPGQSRCEAVVHMGCLDYPEMVQAKLDYLSGELLQGFARGPMTATEKPCAAFEAAQPVTINLPQLLYQGYLKHPTHPACQALLQNHLNRYAATGANYHRFINFLSLPAPDKHLLKRFDGNRQLMECLEMKTAHLPLAQTLHALGMLALSEQPAAAQPQPDFPQRTQFNAIEEDANTPPAEPLESFSDLVETAAEAPLVPEASPLPAGGGDQGESAEIRRVFQGLKGKNYYEIFGMNQAKFSFEMLKERYFAFTRQFGPDTMMRLSGVDGRLVEDILATVSTAYNTLSDVVKKERYDELLGSDRIGLGQKGDERFQAQVQAQSGKVFIEMEEWDNAEKALQDACNIAPGNGDYLAHLAWAIYRNPKNAASRAVLEKSRQLLNSALTLERTGKGFAFKGWMLLEAGQDNLAEAEFSKALKLDARLSMARKGLRLLQEKREQQKKGLFRRIFS; from the coding sequence ATGAAGCCCAGGATACTGATCGCCGAGGACAACGACAGCATCGCCGTTGCACTGGAGACACTGCTGCGCCGCCAGGGGTTGGCCACCGAACGGGTCGACGACGGCGTCAAGGCCATGAACAGCGTGCTGGCAACCCCACCGGACCTGCTGGTCCTGGATCTCAAGCTCCCCGGGCTGCACGGCATCGAACTGTTGAGAAAGCTCCGCCAGGACCTGCGCCACCAGGACCTGCCGGTCATCGTCATCACCGGCATCTACAAGGGCGACAAGTACGCCAGGGCGGCCAAAGCCCTCGGCGCCAGCGCCTACCTCGAAAAACCGTTTCGCGCGGCGGCCCTGCTCGATGAGGTACACAGGGCCCTCAAGACCGCCGCCCCCACCGCGGAAACCATCGACAGACACCTGGTCCGGGCCTTTCTCGCCCGCTTTTCCGGGGAACTGCAGCTCAGCGACGGCAGAAGCGAGAGGTCCGTCTATTTTCTCGACGGCGCGCCGGTGGCGCTGGTCCCCGGGTTCCGGTACGGGGATTTCGGCCAATACCTGCGAAGTCGCCAGCTGCTCTCCGACGCGGAGTACGCCTACTACAGCGGGCCGGGCCAGTCCCGTTGCGAGGCCGTGGTGCATATGGGCTGCCTCGACTACCCGGAAATGGTGCAGGCCAAGCTCGATTATCTGTCCGGCGAGTTGCTCCAGGGCTTCGCCCGGGGCCCCATGACGGCGACGGAAAAACCCTGCGCCGCCTTCGAGGCCGCGCAGCCGGTGACCATCAATCTCCCCCAGTTGCTCTACCAGGGGTATCTGAAACATCCCACCCACCCCGCCTGCCAGGCCCTGCTGCAGAACCACCTCAACCGCTATGCAGCCACCGGCGCCAACTACCACCGATTCATCAACTTTCTGAGCCTGCCCGCCCCGGACAAACACCTGCTGAAACGCTTCGACGGCAACCGCCAGCTGATGGAATGCCTGGAGATGAAGACCGCCCATCTGCCCCTGGCGCAGACCCTCCATGCCCTGGGGATGCTGGCCCTCTCCGAACAACCGGCCGCGGCCCAGCCGCAGCCCGACTTCCCCCAGCGGACCCAGTTCAACGCCATCGAGGAGGATGCCAACACGCCGCCGGCCGAGCCCCTGGAGAGCTTTTCCGATCTGGTCGAGACCGCCGCCGAGGCGCCGCTGGTCCCCGAGGCCTCGCCCCTGCCAGCCGGCGGGGGCGACCAGGGGGAGTCCGCGGAAATCCGCCGGGTATTCCAGGGTCTCAAGGGGAAGAATTATTACGAGATCTTCGGCATGAACCAGGCGAAGTTCTCCTTCGAGATGCTCAAGGAGCGCTATTTCGCCTTCACCCGCCAGTTCGGCCCCGACACCATGATGCGCCTCTCCGGGGTCGACGGCCGCCTGGTCGAGGACATCCTCGCCACGGTCAGCACCGCCTACAACACCCTCTCCGACGTGGTCAAGAAGGAGCGCTACGACGAGCTGCTGGGCAGTGACCGCATCGGCCTGGGGCAGAAGGGGGACGAGCGCTTCCAGGCCCAGGTGCAGGCCCAGTCGGGCAAGGTGTTCATCGAGATGGAGGAGTGGGACAATGCCGAGAAGGCCCTGCAGGATGCCTGCAACATCGCCCCGGGCAACGGGGATTACCTGGCGCACCTGGCCTGGGCGATTTACCGCAACCCGAAAAACGCAGCCAGCCGAGCCGTGCTGGAAAAGAGCCGCCAACTGCTCAACAGCGCCCTGACCCTGGAACGCACCGGCAAGGGGTTCGCCTTCAAGGGCTGGATGCTGCTCGAGGCCGGCCAGGACAACCTCGCCGAGGCCGAGTTCAGTAAGGCTCTCAAGCTCGACGCCCGCCTCAGCATGGCCCGCAAGGGGCTGCGGCTGCTGCAGGAGAAGCGCGAACAACAAAAAAAGGGGCTGTTCCGGCGCATCTTCAGCTGA